GAATGACAGCCTTGGCGGCCTGACACAAACCATCACCGGCCTAACGCCCGGCGATTACACGATCGACTTCTACATCGGCGCGCGAAACGCCGGCGATTCTTCCGTCAGCCTGTTTCTTGATGGCAGCGCGACTCCGATCGGAACCTACACCGCTGTCGGCGACGGCAATTCCGGGTCGTATCTCCCTGAATCGCTGACCTATGACGAGACAGGCACGTCGCTCACGCTCGATTTCCAAGGCGTCTCGGGAACGCCCATGTTGCAGAACGTCTCAGTCACCCCAGCCTCTGTCCCCGAACCCGCCTCGCTCCTCCTGTTCAGCCTCGGCGCGATCGGTGTCGGTTTCGCCACATGCCGGCGCCGCGGCTAATTGGCCGCCCCGTGTTTCGAACTCTCTCATCGCGTCGCAAGCGACCGTGGTGAACGCCGACGAATCCTTCGGCATTCCGTCATTCGTGCTTCGTCATTCTTTCGACATGCGACATTAGAAATCGTCATTGCCCCGATTTTCTGTTGGAATTCGAGCCACGCTTTGTGGCATGCTACTCGCAGACGACTCGGCTCGAGGCACTTGAGACGGACGACGCGGGAGAAGGCCACAGGCGACAGGCTACAGGACGAAGCATGTCCGCCTCCGGCGGACGTGCCCTGCTTACCTGAAGCCTGTAGCCTCTTCCGCACCACGCGGCGCCGGCGGCTGGTTCTTGTCC
This DNA window, taken from Pirellulales bacterium, encodes the following:
- a CDS encoding PEP-CTERM sorting domain-containing protein; this encodes MLRLRCGVLIASIVGFWSLGTNAKADFIVNGDFSSPTTDFWTGFNAGDNTDIPGWTVDTSPGGGVQVLAANVSGPGNGYGFPTVPVAGEQGLQLLNDSLGGLTQTITGLTPGDYTIDFYIGARNAGDSSVSLFLDGSATPIGTYTAVGDGNSGSYLPESLTYDETGTSLTLDFQGVSGTPMLQNVSVTPASVPEPASLLLFSLGAIGVGFATCRRRG